A stretch of the Streptosporangium sp. NBC_01755 genome encodes the following:
- a CDS encoding BTAD domain-containing putative transcriptional regulator, with amino-acid sequence MAADMVAFRVLGPVEAHSSEDQLDLGGLRQRAVLARLLVARGQVVPVDSLLYDLWDDDAAKGAQSGLQVYISRLRRVLEPGRPRGGPNRLLVTVASGYALRAAPEQVDALRFETLVRTAGEQLEGDDPTSARPRLEKALGLWRGTPYSDFADQPWAEAEVNRLAELRLVARERHADSGLRMGMPAEAVPDLEALTTEHPLREEGWRLLALGLYRCGRQGEALAALRRARTILSEELGIDPGPALRKLESDILSQDPGLQLAAPPPARQRQQVTADTWPPRPAVAQVKLPPLEPEPFVGRDAELSRLTTAAARTGRFTVAIISGDAGAGKTTLVRQLNMRLSDDGWGISSGACPDSSATPPGWAWVEILRTLVSAAGPGEYAALLAPLLDDAAPEPDDDQASGGFRLHRAVGGYLAAVAKETPILLTLEDLHWADDQTLALLRALPSLLATSRVLLVVTCRDSELSDQQADVLAALARLGPVRVGLTGLDTKAVAELVRATCVREVDEDAVNSIVERTGGNPFFVRETVRLLDAEAVSDRATAAEVISGVPSGVRDVLRRRISRLPVTAQQILLQAAVIGRDVDVDVLVDVSGDEDAVVDAVEAALLAGLVTEPGPGMLRFDHDLVRDTLYSDASRLRRSRMHAAVAAVIERRNPGDVAALAHHYDSAGTSETAIKAVHYAGLAAEQAERRFAHREAATLWEQAIAAFDRSGITHTPDSTRERLLLTLRLIKALALCGDMAAARRRRREAMDAALPLGNLELTARVAASLAVPHKGMARDFTRTAWEIVDVAEQALVELPAGEQSLRASLLATLALELEGSATPRGEQASLEAEELARRSGDPALLATALSGRLRQSYGITPVGEREVIGRELLEVGRATGQISVQALAHLVLMECAAASGAFAEADAHVAATEKLARQYGLPAPAAVVAWYAGQRLMIAGDFAGAERAYRDAARLTARAGMLEGRQDLPLITTFCLNLVNGQAAKMVEPLAEAHQRGAKWTLDAYAVALASAGHHRDARAVIAVKTPVRPDFLYELAMIWRALAGMLLDDRERMIEAYDTLKPFADRIAGAGTGVVALWPVALTLGDLALRLGFTDAVRPHYENALAVAERVGVSRWVEAARRSLGG; translated from the coding sequence GTGGCGGCTGACATGGTGGCGTTCCGAGTTCTCGGCCCGGTCGAGGCGCATTCCAGTGAGGACCAGCTCGACTTGGGCGGGCTCCGTCAACGTGCGGTCCTGGCGCGCCTGCTCGTCGCGCGTGGGCAGGTCGTTCCCGTCGACTCCCTGCTGTACGACCTGTGGGACGACGACGCCGCCAAGGGCGCGCAGTCGGGCCTTCAGGTCTACATCTCCCGGCTGCGCAGGGTGCTGGAGCCCGGCCGTCCACGCGGAGGCCCCAACCGGCTGCTGGTGACTGTGGCCTCGGGCTACGCGCTGCGCGCCGCCCCCGAGCAGGTCGACGCGCTCCGCTTCGAGACGCTGGTCCGCACCGCCGGAGAGCAGCTGGAGGGTGACGACCCCACCTCCGCGCGGCCCCGCCTGGAGAAGGCCCTGGGCCTGTGGCGCGGCACCCCGTACTCCGACTTCGCCGACCAGCCGTGGGCCGAGGCCGAGGTCAACCGGCTCGCCGAGCTGCGCCTGGTGGCCCGTGAGCGGCACGCCGACAGCGGCCTGCGGATGGGCATGCCCGCGGAGGCGGTGCCCGACCTGGAGGCGCTGACCACCGAGCATCCGCTCCGCGAGGAGGGCTGGCGGCTGCTGGCCCTGGGCCTGTACCGCTGCGGGCGGCAGGGCGAGGCGCTGGCCGCGCTGCGCAGGGCGCGCACGATCCTCTCCGAGGAACTGGGCATCGACCCCGGCCCCGCGCTGCGCAAGCTGGAGTCCGACATCCTGTCCCAGGATCCGGGTCTGCAGCTCGCCGCCCCGCCACCGGCCAGGCAGCGCCAGCAGGTGACCGCCGACACCTGGCCGCCCAGGCCCGCGGTGGCCCAGGTGAAGCTCCCCCCGCTGGAGCCCGAGCCGTTCGTCGGCCGCGACGCGGAGCTGAGCAGGTTGACCACCGCCGCGGCCAGGACCGGCCGCTTCACGGTCGCGATCATCAGCGGTGACGCGGGCGCCGGCAAGACCACGCTGGTCCGCCAGCTCAACATGCGGCTGTCCGACGACGGGTGGGGCATCTCCTCCGGGGCCTGCCCCGACAGCAGTGCCACTCCCCCCGGATGGGCCTGGGTGGAGATCCTGCGCACCCTGGTGAGCGCGGCCGGCCCGGGCGAGTACGCCGCACTGCTGGCCCCGCTCCTGGACGACGCGGCCCCCGAGCCCGACGACGACCAGGCCTCCGGCGGATTCCGGCTGCACCGGGCGGTGGGCGGCTACCTCGCCGCCGTCGCCAAGGAGACGCCGATCCTGCTGACCCTGGAGGACCTGCACTGGGCCGACGACCAGACGCTGGCGCTGCTTCGCGCGCTGCCGAGCCTGCTGGCCACCAGCCGGGTGCTGCTGGTGGTGACCTGCCGCGACAGCGAGCTGAGTGACCAGCAGGCCGACGTGCTGGCCGCGCTGGCCAGGCTCGGTCCCGTCCGGGTCGGTCTCACCGGGCTCGACACCAAGGCGGTGGCCGAGCTGGTCCGGGCGACCTGCGTGCGCGAGGTCGACGAGGACGCGGTCAACAGCATCGTCGAGCGCACCGGCGGCAACCCCTTCTTCGTCCGCGAGACGGTGCGCCTGCTCGACGCCGAAGCGGTGAGCGACCGCGCGACGGCCGCCGAGGTGATCTCCGGCGTGCCGTCGGGCGTCCGTGACGTGCTGCGGAGGCGGATCTCCCGGCTGCCCGTGACCGCCCAGCAGATCCTGCTGCAGGCCGCGGTGATCGGCCGCGACGTCGACGTGGACGTGCTGGTCGACGTCTCCGGCGACGAGGACGCCGTGGTCGACGCGGTGGAGGCGGCGCTGCTCGCCGGGCTGGTCACCGAACCGGGCCCCGGCATGCTCCGATTCGACCACGACCTGGTCCGCGACACGCTTTACTCCGACGCCTCCCGCCTGCGCCGCTCCCGGATGCACGCCGCGGTGGCCGCGGTGATCGAGCGCAGGAATCCCGGTGACGTGGCCGCGCTGGCCCACCACTATGACTCGGCGGGCACCAGCGAGACCGCCATCAAGGCGGTGCACTACGCCGGGCTCGCCGCCGAGCAGGCCGAGCGCCGCTTCGCCCACCGCGAGGCCGCCACCCTGTGGGAGCAGGCCATCGCCGCCTTCGACAGGTCGGGCATCACCCACACTCCCGACAGCACCAGGGAGCGGCTGCTGCTGACCCTGCGGCTGATCAAGGCACTGGCGCTCTGCGGCGACATGGCCGCGGCCCGCAGGCGGCGGCGTGAGGCGATGGACGCCGCACTGCCGCTGGGCAACCTGGAGCTCACCGCCCGGGTGGCCGCCTCGCTGGCGGTGCCGCACAAGGGCATGGCCCGCGACTTCACCCGTACTGCCTGGGAGATCGTCGACGTCGCCGAGCAGGCGCTGGTCGAGTTGCCCGCCGGTGAGCAGTCGCTGCGGGCGAGCCTGCTGGCCACGCTCGCCCTGGAGCTGGAGGGGTCGGCCACTCCCCGGGGCGAGCAGGCCTCGCTGGAGGCCGAGGAACTGGCCAGGCGGTCCGGCGACCCCGCCCTGCTGGCGACCGCGCTGAGCGGGCGGCTGCGCCAGTCGTACGGCATCACGCCGGTGGGCGAGCGCGAGGTCATCGGCAGGGAGCTGCTGGAGGTCGGCAGGGCGACCGGGCAGATCTCGGTGCAGGCACTGGCCCACCTCGTGCTGATGGAGTGCGCTGCCGCCTCGGGCGCGTTCGCCGAAGCCGACGCACACGTGGCCGCCACCGAGAAGCTGGCCAGGCAGTACGGCCTGCCCGCGCCGGCCGCCGTGGTCGCCTGGTACGCCGGGCAGCGCCTGATGATCGCCGGTGACTTCGCCGGGGCGGAGCGCGCCTACCGCGACGCGGCGAGGCTGACCGCCAGGGCCGGCATGCTGGAGGGCCGCCAGGACCTGCCGCTGATCACCACGTTCTGCCTGAACCTGGTCAACGGGCAGGCCGCCAAGATGGTCGAGCCACTGGCCGAGGCGCACCAGCGCGGGGCCAAATGGACACTCGACGCCTACGCGGTGGCCCTCGCCTCGGCGGGCCACCATCGCGACGCGAGGGCCGTCATCGCGGTGAAGACGCCGGTGC